The Bactrocera dorsalis isolate Fly_Bdor chromosome 2, ASM2337382v1, whole genome shotgun sequence region atttatactaaaaatatgaGTGCTTTAATTTTCGCCGCCAAATCCATTTCTTGTGAGTCCCAcaacataataaataataccTTCGACCTTTACCTTGTGTTTTCGACTTTCACCAATCGTCGTAGAAACTTATTCTTTTCGCGTTTATTCAGTGCCACATTGTCCTTTGAAAGTCAAAtaggtttgtttttttttatgtatgttaaaataattttgtgatgTTTTCTGGTGTTGCTGCATATATTGTCTtactttgcataaaaaaaacaatgtttaaTACGAAAACACGAAAATCATTGTAaaccagcgttgtccacggcctatgcgcacaatagcgtacttacagtgccagacacctcacaccaacatgtcgcgacaagtgtctgtgaaagcacgattgtgctactgtattcaacttcgtaggcaagcaaagaagaattttgcgatcagttgacgctagaataaccaacacaagcataacgtgcacacagtcacgttggacaacactgttgtaaacaaaaataacagtgGTAACAATCTCACAAAGGTCAAAAATTGTTCAGCTCATtacttatataaatgtaaatatgttagtAAGTGTTTGTGTACCAAGTaagtaggttgccttttatatttcggatgGCAACCCTGGTGTTGCGATCTGGCAACTCACAATTTTATCGTGAAGTTTGACATGCTTGATGTTCTATGTACGCAGAACGTTTTAACGTCCGAGCGCTGTTTGTGTTATTTACAGTATCCTAAAATATTAGGCAAAAAAATCGatcgatgaacttaattaatatttggtGATGAAGCTCCATTAAAGACCAGTGTACGATGGTCTGGTGAATTGAATCGAGATCGTAGACCACGCTaagacgaatttcgtaaagGTCATGTGACCTTTCATGAGATTGTGACAATTATAAGTATTAGTGGCCCAGCAAGAACATAATAATGTATGAATATgtgattgtaaaaaaaattgttcgctTAGATCCCATACAATTTGTTAACCTCTAGATTGGTGGagagaaatgtttaaaaaaatacgatAGCGATGCTTAAAAGGACGTCTTATGACATCGTGTCAGCTGATGAATCGTGGATTTACGCGTATGAgtccaacaaaaaatgttgtcactaacagtactaccaacttacagaaaattacaaaaaatttaccgattcgaaaaacacgcgaagtataaattaaaaattcacctttcagtttgctcacagtagtatattatatttgccaCGAAACTTGTAACATCCAGAAAGAAACTTCGAACACCCAATAAAGTGTTTACATATACAGCCgttgacagctaattagaaacgctCCCTTTTCTTTAGCTGGCTGATGAGTATaatgataaaaattttgatataccGTTAATTATATTCCTAAAAGTCTTTCATTATACATGTTACTCTATTTACTACTAAATTTACTCTGTTTTGTAGCTgtgaagtatttttaattttttcccaaacAGTAAATGGGTTAAGATATAGAGGGTGAATTAAGTGCGAcagctaattaaatttttattagtaatattattgaTTCAATATAAGCGTGTGTTCCAAAGTtgtggtttaaaatatattaaaatgtatttttcaatttttttaatgaggAGAAGCTGCAGCTGTACACCTGATCTACGTACTTACATTTTTGACCTTCGTCAGTCTGGAAAGAcgtacaaaattgtttttaatgtacttacaaaaaatttagcatatataaaattttaaaactattttcaatgtTACACGCAAAGAAAAAACCCGAAAAACTGCAACAGAAATAGACCGCAGATTTAATATTATCCCGCGAAGAGacccaaaaaataaatattcgataAAAATTCTTAGAAACGACGCGTAGACTTTGCCAACTCTTATTGGTCTAAGACAACAATTTAACAGAGGTATGCCGTTTGGAAcgatgtaataaaaattaatcgctTAGGTCCTTATGGTCGAAGGTATGTTTGCCGTCCaataatttaagaatttgaTTCCACGCGTAGTTGAGTATGGTGGAGGATCAATCATGGTGTGGGGAtgttttttatggaattttaaACAAGGAGAAATACGTCGagattctaaaaaatttcatgttgcCATGGGCTGAGGAAAATTTGCCTGTTATAAGGAAGATAACAATTCAAAACTTACGTCTAAATtgacaaaaaagttttgcaccAAAAATATCCCAAATATGGAAGTTCTTTATGATGAAATTAGAACAGGATGGCAAGCTATACCATTGAGTCTTATAGCGTAAATTCGGAATCGATGTGAAGCAATATTAAAGTAAGAGAGATAACCAACAAAATACTAACTGAAAGTAAGCAAGTTTTCGTTTCTAATTAGTTGTCGCACTCAAATCTTTGACTGCAcatgtttttcttaaaatcttcaaaacaaaaatgaattttaaacaaaatttttactattacaGTTTAAGTTTAACATAGGtttcaaaaaataagtgaaaatataataaatatacatacgtgattttttggaaaataacatCATTCACTTAAAAATAGGTGTCGTtgctaattagctgtcaacGGATGCACTTACATTTacatgatcagcgtgacgagctgagccgatttagccatACCCGTTCctaattttttgagatatcgctctacTTTTTTACGAAAGCGCagatatcggaccactttagGATATAGCTactatacaaactgatcgatcaaaatcaagttgttgtttggttaatttttttttatttgccaggGTATTTTCACGAAAGTTGTTATGGATTATTGTACAAAGCAATGCTACAAAATCAGaggaaattgtttagatcgaaagACTATAGCTAATATCCGTCATACAAACTCACTTATGTTAATCAATAGTGTATCGGAACTTCTGTTATTGACGAAGAAACGGTACACTAAAATATATAGCctttctgaagaaattgtacTTAAATCAAACATCTTCTTTACCTCTTTTCGCTATGAGGAATGCGCTTGTGAAAggcattatagcttcggtgcaactgatcttaacgtttttttttgttgaaatattatttGGCAGATTATGCGAAATATAGACAACATTGATACGTAAATTagttcatatataattttttagtattcGCTGCTGCAGACAGTCGTTGAGGCTTGCCAAAAAAAGAAGCACTGCAAATTTAACGGTGCCCCACATTTCTATAGACTGAGCACAGGCGTTGATGTAAATAACTATAACAACACGGTTAACACCGTAAATGTGGATCCTTGTCACAAACGACGTAAAATTGTGGAGGTGGCTTATAAATGTCGTCCATGTAAGTTTTTCCTGCAATacgtcatatatacatatgtatgtattagatTGAACGTTTTAGATTGAGATGGCAAATAATACacctttgtttgtttttcctttCTATTGTTTAGATGAATTTCGTAGTAAAGTGGCCTGTCACAATGATATGGCTCAATTGGAGTGCAATCCTTATTCACGAATCGCGGTCTATAGCGCGAGTTTCGGACGTACCGAATACGAAAGCATTCAGTGTCCACAACCCCAAGGAGTACGAGAAGAAAGtaagttcaaaatatatattacgatAGCTTTAATAAACTGTAAAAAATCAAGTGAATAAAGtacataaagaatttttttatttaccgaAGTAGAAAACTTTGTCTATAGtattaaaaattctttgaaaatagtaaggtaaatacataaataaagcgcttactatataatatatgcagaGTCTTAAGCCTCAAACAACTCTTATTAGAgcgatttaataattttatattaaagtattttgaaatatatgaatgaaatcggaccgggcaactatagcatatacaagTAGCTGCCACACAAAATAACCGATCAAAATTACGATAAATATCTTTGTATACCCTTTAGCgatgtaaaaaaatgtacaaacttttatataaaatataacctACGTAGAAAATACTGTTCCATTGCCAGTTATAAATAACTTATCtgtcaaaaaatgttattgccGATAACAGTGCAGTTTTCAGTCTCTATGGTCAAGCACTGGTCAATtaaatcgattaaatcgttttatatcgatcttggacatttgtgtcaacattaacccaacaaaatatttgtagagatctgattgcatcccaaacttattctcaactgaaaatgtcacttttgagccgaattcacgacatttgcgggaaattttgctttttttttaattccaagaaaaaatGCGGCtaaggacccgtccacgctttactgagactgacacattcatacatagataatactattactctagtACTACCGTCTacatgatttctattaggtattaaaaaaatatagaatttttgtaaagcaacttgtgttagtttacaaaaaaatggatcataaagcatttcgtgtgttaattaagcattgctttttgagggaataagggaaaacacttttggaccgtttttatacaataaagccttattttacaaaaaatacggcagaagcaaagttgtagacatAATACCTacttctttgctcaacaaaattCTTTTGATGAGGTGCAGAATAATCAAAAGACCggagaataaataaataaatcgaaaattataGTTCCGATAAAGTGTATTTaacacgtaaaaaaacaaattttgaaaatgataaTTTCTGCCATATGTTTTCAAAGACAATCGAATGTCAcggtaaattatataatatggtGTATGACTACAATTATTTTGAGTGCgactgtatttttatttaaaatttcagccTGCCAAGCATCTTATGCCACCGAAACAGTTATGCAGATTTGTCATGGGCGCCGCCGTTGTAACTTAGCTGCAGATGCGAACACATTCGGGTCACCGTGTCAACCGATGTCGAAAATGTATCTGAAAGTCGTTTATACTTGTGGTAagtacaatatatttaataactgCTGCAATTATGTAGCTTCTTCGATGTGTACTTAATTTTAAAGTCGTTAATGCTGATTAAATACGAACTATGTCTgttatacacaattttttaagttattaactttgctataatatttaaataacatattaccacatacatacatatactaaagaacgtattatatacataccatAATTTGACAGataagtttataaattttcaaatttggatTTAACATGAGAGTTTTCAGAAATGTACCGATAGACATGCATACAATCGCTAGAAAAGGCTACGTAAACGCTTATATCTTATTTTCTATCTATTACTAAATTTTGGAGAACAATAACATTAAGTGCTTTATTACTAGCATGTTGCATAATCCCATAGCATTTAAAGCAATGAAGCTGAcaccatatttttataaaaaaatgtacaaaaaatagACATTTGGCAGGGTAGAAAAAGTCTGCGTACAAGTAGTAAAATGGGAATTCCCCACGTATTAACCAAATGTAAAAGTGCCGGAAAGTTCTCTATCTTATTCACATCCTTTGGTAATCTGAGTAATTGGGGACATCATTCTGAGTAGTCCTTACGAATTACTTTTGCAGTGAAATAGGACATTGTGCGAATAGAAATTCTATATATTTTCACGTTTGGCTtttagaaaaacttaaaatttttcgcatattttcggTAAGGAGCCGTGGAGAGAGGTAAGGAGAGTGGTGATATGCGTGAAAAGGATGCGTAATACCCTAATCATGAATTGAAAACGAATTTATTATTACTGATAACCCgattattatcaaaatattaaatacatatgtatgcaattatcttaaaaatacgGGCACATTCAATAATTTCATGAATAAGGTCGTAATGCGGTCGTAATTGAacatgttaaaattttttaagatatgagggcaacaaaaaatgttgttgtgtgGAGCTGTGTAATAAATaaagtgtttattattttttgtacagTTCCAAAGCAAGTTTTAAAAGACCGATACGAATCGGAAGTTGAAGGAGATGAGACTGAAGAATTCGATGGAGATAACGAGGTGTATGACGATGAATTGAACTATAAAGAATCTGAAGCCATTCCGAAGGTGTATAGCAACAGTACTGTTACTGCTGCTAGGTCAAATGGTACAAATGCTTCAGCAACTCCCGCCACTTCGAACTTTAGTAATGGCAATATATCATTTCATCTTGAAATTCCAGATAGCGCCAGTATCAATCCGGTTATGACACACAGTGCCGACTTAAGTCTGGAAGGTAATTCATTAGTATATACAGTGTGTACATTTtctatacatgtatatgtaaataagcgAATGCGTttttactatgtacatatatatgtatattattggtAAACGATTTGTCTTTATTTCTCGGCATATAGATAACCAGGAGCGACTGTATTTATATCTCCTAATCGCCGGTTTAATCGGTGTAATTATATGCATAATTATTGTGTCTGTTCATGTTTGGATGCAAAAAAGTCAAGCTCTCAGTTCGGAGACTCAGATGGCATCCATAGATGGTTCAGGTAACCCGTGTGCTGATACTACCATACCCAATGGTTTCAATGACACTATATCGGAGATTGACGCCGAGATCGATATGCCAACCACAATTTCTGTACCGAGTGTTTCGAAAAATGAGgtgagtttttaaaaattgcagtATAGTCACAAATGTGTCTGTATTCAGAGACATAGAGAGAAAAACGGGGCCTGGAtatgattttattgaattgttGCCACCCTGAGAACACCGGCCTCGGGAGGAATTTTCTCATATCTCCTCCCTTCTCTCCTTCACTGCCTGTATtgaagtataataataaaatcacttTCATTCCAACTCATTATTCTAATCAAAATCTTACTTGAACGTGATATTCTTCATGTTATTGTTCAGAATTATATTTCCTATGGATCCAATGGTGGTTTATACAATGGCCTTGGATCATCCAGTAGATCGCAGAATTCATCGACTCTTGTATTACAAGGTGGAGCAAGTATTCCTCCCACGGGTATCATCGGCACATCTGCTCCCTCAACAATAATCACGAATCCTGGCGGGTGCGGAGTAAGACAATCTCCCGATATCATCGGTATTACATCAAAAGCTCACTTAGCGATGCCTCCTAGCGGCGCCATTGGCTACCAAACGGGTGTTGGTGGCATATTGGCACCAACAATTGTAATTGGTAGCAATGGAAGTAGTATCAGTAATTCGGTTAATTGTGGTAAGTTTTATTATGTGTACATACTCCtaatatactaaaaataattttatgaatcTAGTTCTTTAAAACTCCTacatattgtaataaaatacaatatttaaaaatatactagTTAATCTTGTAGTTGTCCTCTTTAGTAATGTTccgaaattttgttgaaatggGCGTATATTATTGTTAGACGTATCTATTTTTGAGTATGTTtctatttcaaattcaaattgttagtacaattttttatactcttgcaacctgttgcttcatattgggttgtcaaaaaagtcttgcggtatttttattgaattttttttttattgaaattgaaatgaatttttgatgactcatgcccagctcttgaccgatgctacggctgctactatgccggtctcattcgaccaattcagcgattttaccGCAATTTTCGAcaacaggccttccggagcgtggcgcatcttcgaccacctctacaccagaacgaaaacgttgaaaccatcgttgtgcggtggaaatggaaactgtatcgggtccataaactgcacaaattttattggcggcttgagatgcatttttgcctttatcgtagtagtactgtaaaatatgccgtattttctctttattttgctccatgtttgcgacgctattactcacgaacgacttaaaaaaaccgacaatcaatcaaacacgtgttagctttccaaaaaggtatagcatgacccgatgcgacgaataaaactagaactgcgctctttcagcgccaactagcgaaattaccgcaaaacttttttgacaacctaatagtATAATAGTTATGTTCACCCAACGGTTATCGTATCACCTacaactaagcgagatagatataaatgatcaggatgacgtgaaaagttgaaatttgggTGACTttctgtctatccgtccgtgcaagctgcaacttgaataaaaattgagatatcttgatgaaatgaGGTATGCGGGTtcctcaatacaaaaaaaatacgcgttcgtagatgggcgtaatcggaattggactactgccacgcccacaaaacgccatcaACCGAAAACCtaataaagtgccataactaaacacTAAGTTAAGATATATAACTCTAATTCCGCACAGGGCACCGCAGTAGCAATGGAAACCTGTgggaaaaaagttttgaaaatgctttccttacaatagtaattctgtgtatcaaaTAGGGTTGAATCGAGTGTCAATAATtacctgagcccccatatacctaataaaggttttcgaacttccaggtgattTTGTGCtgtcaatatttgagttatgtcAATGAAAATTGCTGAACATGTTTTACTCAGTATATAGATACTATTGGGTGAAAACTTGTCCTAACCCCCATATAACTGTTACCAGGACTTTCGAATATCCGGCTGACCTTGCTCCCTATGATTGGTCATTGTATGTGAGCttccttaatgaaacccagtgaacattttttaatacaatatgtggcatgataataattaatagataaaatcgggtcataCTATCCTAACTTCCCTATATTACGAAAaacgattttcgtttttctaacaaatcttatgccgaatttgtCCGTTattgtatgagttatatagagtttatgtatatataacattgCTTAGATTCTCGatccctttcttacttgttttaatgaatttaatatttaacaaatttttccatAGGTCCAATGACCTCAATTGGACAGTACACAACTGCACCCACGATACGTGCGAGCTACATCATCAATGCTGAGGGAATTTTAAAGCGACCTCCGAATCTCCAAACGCCGCCAATGACAAGTTCCACAACCAACAGTCAGTATTCGACAACGTCCACACTACGTCGAATCAAGACCACTGATCCTTCCGCAATGCAACAACAGTTATCTTACGATGGCACAGCTCCACGTACATTATCGACTGGTGTTCCAGTGAACTCCCAATTCTATTATGGATGACAAAATTCAGAGGAATGTGAAGGaatgaaagaaattttattcGATACCATTCAACATAAAGCCGAGGCAATTGCCACACTTACTGCCCATCTCTCATACAACACATCAAAAGAGCAACAACATCAAACAATTAAGAGTCACAATATAAATGACAATCCTAACTCAAACTACGAGGACACAACCGTGATGAAGAGTCAGGATACTGCCCCATCAGACCCCACAGCTCAGATAGCTGTCAATAACACGGAGTCGGAGAGATCTTTTTGCTTTTGAACGTAGTTCATTTGACAGAAGACACTGAAGTGTAACATgtaaatttagaaataatttgtatattaatatattgtatatatttgtatcacCCATAGACATAAATGTGATGAATACCgaattaaataagtaattagAATTAtgagagtatatgtatgtatacatacaaggtctgtcgcaaaggAAACAGAACtttctaaatataaaaagtttgatctcttgttaacatttcgtaaaaattttaactacaatcgatgttatcgatcaaaaagtgacagcagcttttggtcatcggtcgtaaaatgcattttgaacaaagagcaaatattaaattttgttttaaacttgagaaaacgtttactgaaacatttcaaatgatgaaaaaagtttatggtgatcagtgcctatcccgtagtaatgtgcatgagtggtccaagaaggtcgtgaggacgagagccatcaccgaaaaaaagtcgtcttcaaaagtcaaaaataaagacaatgctgatttgttttacGATTCCgatactttgaataaaaaaaaaataacttttgaaaaatattaattttttgttgtttttttttaacagtcctgtttcttttgcgacagaccttgtacatCAAAATGTATAATGTGTGCATTCTTATAATTGTGTAGTCATAGATTTGTAAGATTTGGATTTCTAAAAAATCATCTAGCGATATTTCAGTTGTTAAGTACAATTTTAAACCCATTCATTACTTCAAAGCCATAGTTTCCAAGAGGTGAAAAATGCCTgcacacatataatatatacgcctaagaaaattgtgaaaaaatggacATAATGATTCAGATTTCTTTAAACAATTCTCATCAGCAATGTTGATGATTGAATGATGATAATGTAAATTAGTAATTGGCTGCACAAAAGTAATATTAACAATGACttttccaaacaatttttttatttgaaaattgaaaagttttcaagaatatacatatttaaatattcatatttatatttggtttgaaaatattagaaaGGCTAAAGCATTGACCTAagattattttctatatatgatctcttcatttacttttttcagCCAAAATCTACTCAATTGATAATGGAAGCAATTGTTGATATGGCAAGCAATTTACATACTTGATATTTTTAAGTAGGCTAATGGTTGTGATATACGTGGTCAATACACGGAAAATTAGTGAATTAAAATTGCTTACAGTTACACTTGATATAGttttcgaattaaaattttttattgtaccaAACATAGACTAGCTTAATTTCAAGAATTGTTAGTTGCCTAAACTGGTATAACTAATTCTTCTAAGATTTTTTAGTAGAATCCGAATaggaaaatttactttattcacATAAGTTAAAAAACTGCTATCGGGCTCAAGTTTTCTGACTATTCTCTTTTGATATTGAGAAATAATGGGCATTCTTAAGTTTTCACATCTACAGACAGATGCTTCAAAGCGATCAGAAACTTATTTACAGATTTGGAccccaaaatattttatacttgtattattAGGTAACATTTTTCTAAggttattgttaaaattttaacacatAATATAATCGTGTACATTAAATAAAAGTCGCACGCATCGGGGAAGAGTATAATTGACAACATTTGAACATATTATagatccaaaaaaaataaatccattatttttgcacaaaatttaagattttatttagcaTCGTTAGAATGTTCCGAAATTAGAGCAATTATGCAACGTTTTGTTCGATAACTAGTTGCAATTTCGAAGGTAATTTCATAATGCCACTATCGTGGAAACCTTTTTACGCGAATTTTTCACACGGAACATCAATAATTTGGTTCCAATTTTTCTATGGAATCCTCACATCATTGAATCTTTTTGTATCCAGCCTTAATTAAATGTTTCAAACCGTATATTTGTGTAGTGTTTAGTTTCTATGCTATCAAAACAGTGCTTACCTGGCACTCTGAGTCGGCGTTTTTCAGTATGTTATCGATACTTTGAACAATTGAACTTCCAgagtaaaaattttcgaatcGACGAAACCAGGATTGCGAATAAATGGCTATTACAGTATTAGAACTATAAACACTTCAAATTTTCAGCtctttaattaacaaaatatcttGTACTTATtctaaattcattaattttcaaaaacgaGGCAATGTCAACTAATTTGTATGGCAGtacttcttaaaaaaaaaaagaaagtttagAATTCATAACACGTACTTAATATGGTTTAACCTTTGACGCGTATAGTATATTAGTCCATATACATACCcgattcaataattttaatattttttacacaaagtgCCTTTCTTAATAAACAcattaaatataattgcaaaTTTCCTTAAAGATGTATAAAGAGTGCatacatgaaaaaataaatctaaaatttgTTATAGGTAATTAATTATATGTGCATAAGGATGAGAGATATTCAATAATAccgtatgtaaatatttagtattgtatgtatgtatgtacatttgtgttATGCAGTATATAAAATGTCTGTAAATGCtagtaaataaattaagaaatattaagtGATACTAATAATAATGCTGGAGGAATTAATTGGATCCTAAAAACCATGACTAAATTTCACAACATTTCTCAAttctagttttttttgtttaaaactttaAAGCGTTTCCTCCACAGCTCGAAAGTCAAAATGTCATAAGTTCAAAACTACTGCACCGattcttttaacatttttaccattatttctgtatatattaatatattgaatgatcatactttcaaattttttaatgatttttattatattttaattatccGACTATTtcgaaaaaagcgaaaatcgAGGTTTGTCCTTTAAAGAGATCTAcagaaatgaaaatttggatttcaaaaactccttttttttaaactgctattgccatatttttaatattatttcctgaaaaatatatttctcattGTTCGAATACCATACTTTGATATACCACTGGTAATAAAAAGAGTTTTTAATTGTGTCCacacaaaaaatcacaaaaacatgTGTATTTGGCACGAATTAACCCTATTCAATTCATGTGGAACTGGCAGCACCGTAAGATATTGAAATCATATTCTCATAGTTTAATGTAGGCATACAAAGAAGGGTTAATCAGTTAATGAATAGCAgtacgatatatgtatacatataaacatatacatatatacatatatgtacatatgtatgtatataattatatataatatatataattaaagctatatatatatgttaaaaattatacatataaaccaATCAGTTAAGTTTGTTTTAGGCTTTAGTACAGTATTatgaaatatgtttgtaaatatttatgtacacagtatataaataatataaaaatagaaaataaatttctttaattttaatatagcaacagacatttttttcattgcaaCCTGTGTGAGTATGTAACATATATGTTTACTGATTGTTTGATTCATTCGGTTCGTTTTCCAGCGGATATCTATAAAATCAACTCAATTTTAGTACTATACTTAGTagtacttaatattttttacagaagttctcaaaaaatttgaagtttgaaaatacTTCAGccgaaattttatttcactgaGTTGATATCGATGATGCtgaatttataaactttaaccaaaatgcTATTGGGTTGAAAACTATAATAAGGCCCTAAAACACACAATACTCATACAAATTTACCCAAGTGATATAAATTATATCGCAACTTTAATACAATTGTGTCATTCaaaatgattaaatttttttgtgatctTCTCATACAATAAAATAATCCTGAGGCGGGATTTGGTTCAGGCTTGCActgttgtttgtatcacctaaaactagtCGAGTTAGTTATAGCATACATaatgatcaggatgaagagACGAGTtcaaatccgggtgactgtctgtccgtctgtctctcagtgcaagctgtaacttgagtaaaaattgagatatctttatgaaacttggtacacatttATATAGATATCGTAAGACGGTTGGTATTGCAGATAATCGGACCACAACTCTGCCCACAAATCTCCATTAAACAAAGACCCataaaatgccataactaagcactaaattaagatatacgAATAGAACTGTAATTTGACACAGAAAATCGCAGTAGAAAGGGACACCTGTGGAAAAACATCTAAACTGTTTAAATTACACATTCAATTTATAGTA contains the following coding sequences:
- the LOC105232978 gene encoding uncharacterized protein LOC105232978 isoform X3 gives rise to the protein MVLLSNPILLPISHLKWMVIYPMVLLLLQPIRDVVGGEKLALLSATLRTYQKAACDSDQVIIACPRGTSISIEFAQYNNFENKDGFSIDDLCPLNNSAKKVQSKAKHLLRGSTFGTPGSKIPTIQHLYGQTTELPSSSLLPDTLMTEKTEDAGVRKENASNVYIKDDDSSENCMWPNALQYSLLQTVVEACQKKKHCKFNGAPHFYRLSTGVDVNNYNNTVNTVNVDPCHKRRKIVEVAYKCRPYEFRSKVACHNDMAQLECNPYSRIAVYSASFGRTEYESIQCPQPQGVREETCQASYATETVMQICHGRRRCNLAADANTFGSPCQPMSKMYLKVVYTCVPKQVLKDRYESEVEGDETEEFDGDNEVYDDELNYKESEAIPKVYSNSTVTAARSNDSASINPVMTHSADLSLEDNQERLYLYLLIAGLIGVIICIIIVSVHVWMQKSQALSSETQMASIDGSGNPCADTTIPNGFNDTISEIDAEIDMPTTISVPSVSKNENYISYGSNGGLYNGLGSSSRSQNSSTLVLQGGASIPPTGIIGTSAPSTIITNPGGCGVRQSPDIIGITSKAHLAMPPSGAIGYQTGVGGILAPTIVIGSNGSSISNSVNCGPMTSIGQYTTAPTIRASYIINAEGILKRPPNLQTPPMTSSTTNSQYSTTSTLRRIKTTDPSAMQQQLSYDGTAPRTLSTGVPVNSQFYYG
- the LOC105232978 gene encoding uncharacterized protein LOC105232978 isoform X2 → MNYLKAKVLVLLSLCVINATQADIILRVDPLALLSATLRTYQKAACDSDQVIIACPRGTSISIEFAQYNNFENKDGFSIDDLCPLNNSAKKVQSKAKHLLRGSTFGTPGSKIPTIQHLYGQTTELPSSSLLPDTLMTEKTEDAGVRKENASNVYIKDDDSSENCMWPNALQYSLLQTVVEACQKKKHCKFNGAPHFYRLSTGVDVNNYNNTVNTVNVDPCHKRRKIVEVAYKCRPYEFRSKVACHNDMAQLECNPYSRIAVYSASFGRTEYESIQCPQPQGVREETCQASYATETVMQICHGRRRCNLAADANTFGSPCQPMSKMYLKVVYTCVPKQVLKDRYESEVEGDETEEFDGDNEVYDDELNYKESEAIPKVYSNSTVTAARSNGTNASATPATSNFSNGNISFHLEIPDSASINPVMTHSADLSLEDNQERLYLYLLIAGLIGVIICIIIVSVHVWMQKSQALSSETQMASIDGSGNPCADTTIPNGFNDTISEIDAEIDMPTTISVPSVSKNENYISYGSNGGLYNGLGSSSRSQNSSTLVLQGGASIPPTGIIGTSAPSTIITNPGGCGVRQSPDIIGITSKAHLAMPPSGAIGYQTGVGGILAPTIVIGSNGSSISNSVNCGPMTSIGQYTTAPTIRASYIINAEGILKRPPNLQTPPMTSSTTNSQYSTTSTLRRIKTTDPSAMQQQLSYDGTAPRTLSTGVPVNSQFYYG
- the LOC105232978 gene encoding uncharacterized protein LOC105232978 isoform X1, with the protein product MVLLSNPILLPISHLKWMVIYPMVLLLLQPIRDVVGGEKLALLSATLRTYQKAACDSDQVIIACPRGTSISIEFAQYNNFENKDGFSIDDLCPLNNSAKKVQSKAKHLLRGSTFGTPGSKIPTIQHLYGQTTELPSSSLLPDTLMTEKTEDAGVRKENASNVYIKDDDSSENCMWPNALQYSLLQTVVEACQKKKHCKFNGAPHFYRLSTGVDVNNYNNTVNTVNVDPCHKRRKIVEVAYKCRPYEFRSKVACHNDMAQLECNPYSRIAVYSASFGRTEYESIQCPQPQGVREETCQASYATETVMQICHGRRRCNLAADANTFGSPCQPMSKMYLKVVYTCVPKQVLKDRYESEVEGDETEEFDGDNEVYDDELNYKESEAIPKVYSNSTVTAARSNGTNASATPATSNFSNGNISFHLEIPDSASINPVMTHSADLSLEDNQERLYLYLLIAGLIGVIICIIIVSVHVWMQKSQALSSETQMASIDGSGNPCADTTIPNGFNDTISEIDAEIDMPTTISVPSVSKNENYISYGSNGGLYNGLGSSSRSQNSSTLVLQGGASIPPTGIIGTSAPSTIITNPGGCGVRQSPDIIGITSKAHLAMPPSGAIGYQTGVGGILAPTIVIGSNGSSISNSVNCGPMTSIGQYTTAPTIRASYIINAEGILKRPPNLQTPPMTSSTTNSQYSTTSTLRRIKTTDPSAMQQQLSYDGTAPRTLSTGVPVNSQFYYG